The following are encoded together in the Malaya genurostris strain Urasoe2022 chromosome 3, Malgen_1.1, whole genome shotgun sequence genome:
- the LOC131439166 gene encoding uncharacterized protein LOC131439166: protein MEVIEIEVEKEVTNPFVKSGLVRTPPPQTQQVQKQHTNEQQAQQQGQQQYSAWTKPPQPPRVEAAKKLVDELHEYVDKRSNVHKDIKALVIKLQGALGSAVKEWKNVVQRAEAGEKELLAAKTALEARRAAQMQRAEADTVTREVNTASSVHPGVQSTPFFTPKRPRASPGDVRPGGPKRHKDARVTGAKLPPEATDAVNSRTERQVVGKKKEKASKKNPPKKRKVVRTRNKSEALIVKASDDSYAEVLRAMRMNPDLKELGEDVQKVRRTRNGEMLLELKRNPKTGSISYKELTEKALGNKVEVRALCPEATLRCKDLDEITTEEEVKLALKEQCELGEVQMTIRIRNGPDGTKVALIKLPVDAANKALKVEKICVGWSVCPLSVSQLPDVCFKCLGFGHFARNCQGPDRSKLCRRCGEEGHKAKDCTKPPKCLICAATGDNKHPTGGSRCPAFKRASATKSQWRCDVAIISEPYQIPPGDGNWTSDGAKTAAIWAVGKYPIQEVVHCADEGFVIAKINGVFICSCYAPPRWTIEQFNRMLDKLTEELTDRRPVVVAGDFNAWAVEWGSRLTNSRGSSLLEALAKLNVDLANDGTTTTYRKDGRESIIDVTFCSPGMIRSMHWRVCEEYTHSDHQAIRYCVGRDSQVESSRTQFGERKWKTANFNKDVFVEALRLERNTINLSAEELTATLSRACDATMPRMGKPRNGRRPAYWWNSTIADLRTRCLHARRRMQRARNSGEREERRLPYRIARAALNKAIRLSKKECLEELNNNANENPWGNAYKMAMAKMKGPAVPPDRCPERMKTIIETLFPKHEPTIWPPVLYDVQDVRGDEIRVSNEELIAVAKALPVKKAPGPDGVPNVALKAAILENPDMFRTTFQKCMEDGSFPDIWKRQKLVLLPKPGKPPGDPSAYRPICLLDTVGKLLERQEEVTGERVIIDRTIRSSSVVDGIDNSKEPSPVEPHFQTDGNARDKFGHARSPLCVECQETEETPEHVIFSCPRFIQPRSEMTAIVCADVSVENIVQRMCSDEGKWNAVNRTVVQIMSTLQRSWREEQRQMT, encoded by the exons ATGGAAGTAATCGAAATCGAAGTTGAGAAAGAAGTGACAAATCCGTTTGTCAAGAGTGGCTTGGTGAGGACACCGCCGCCGCAAACCCAGCAGGTGCAAAAGCAGCACACGAACGAGCAGCAGGCTCAGCAGCAGGGTCAGCAGCAGTATAGCGCGTGGACGAAACCACCACAACCACCGAGGGTAGAGGCAGCGAAAAAGTTGGTGGACGAGCTGCACGAATATGTGGATAAGAGAAGTAACGTGCACAAAGACATCAAGGCGTTGGTGATTAAGCTCCAAGGCGCTCTTGGTTCTGCTGTAAAGGAGTGGAAAAACGTAGTGCAGAGAGCAGAAGCTGGGGAGAAGGAGTTGTTAGCGGCGAAAACTGCTTTAGAGGCACGTCGCGCAGCGCAAATGCAAAGGGCAGAAGCCGACACAGTTACGAGGGAGGTCAACACGGCGAGTAGTGTTCACCCTGGGGTGCAGTCCACGCCCTTCTTCACACCAAAGAGGCCAAGGGCATCGCCTGGAGATGTTAGACCAGGTGGTCCCAAGAGACACAAGGATGCCCGTGTCACTGGAGCTAAACTACCACCAGAAGCAACCGACGCGGTAAACAGCCGCACTGAAAGGCAGGTCGTCGGCAAAAAAAAGGAgaaagcgagcaaaaaaaacccGCCCAAAAAACGTAAGGTCGTCAGGACGAGGAATAAGAGCGAGGCTCTCATCGTCAAAGCGAGCGACGACTCGTACGCCGAAGTCCTACGCGCTATGCGGATGAACCCGGATCTTAAGGAGCTAGGGGAAGACGTGCAAAAGGTCAGGCGCACTCGTAATGGTGAGATGCTTCTAGAGCTGAAAAGAAACCCCAAAACAGGCAGCATCTCGTACAAGGAGCTTACCGAGAAAGCCCTCGGAAACAAGGTGGAAGTAAGAGCCTTGTGCCCGGAAGCGACTCTCCGGTGTAAAGATCTGGACGAGATTACTACGGAGGAGGAGGTAAAATTAGCCCTGAAGGAGCAATGCGAGCTAGGAGAGGTCCAGATGACCATCCGTATCAGGAATGGACCTGACGGCACCAAGGTAGCCTTAATTAAGCTGCCAGTAGATGCAGCTAATAAAGCGTTGAAAGTGGAGAAAATATGTGTGGGTTGGTCTGTGTGTCCACTGAGCGTTTCCCAGCTACCGGACGTGTGCTTCAAGTGTCTGGGTTTTGGTCACTTCGCACGGAACTGTCAAGGGCCGGATAGGAGCAAACTATGCAGAAGGTGTGGCGAGGAAGGTCACAAGGCAAAGGATTGCACGAAGCCTCCGAAATGCCTAATTTGCGCTGCCACGGGGGATAACAAACATCCTACAGGCGGTAGCAGATGCCCGGCCTTCAAACGAGCGAGTGCAACGAAGTCCCAGTGGAG ATGCGATGTTGCGATAATTTCGGAGCCATACCAAATTCCACCCGGAGATGGAAACTGGACATCAGACGGAGCCAAAACAGCAGCGATATGGGCAGTGGGAAAATACCCCATTCAAGAAGTGGTGCACTGCGCAGATGAAGGGTTTGTTATAGCCAAAATCAACGGAGTCTTCATATGTAGTTGTTATGCACCTCCACGATGGACGATCGAACAGTTCAACCGGATGTTGGACAAACTAACGGAAGAGCTAACCGACCGAAGACCAGTAGTAGTAGCTGgtgacttcaatgcctgggcggtCGAATGGGGCAGCCGCCTCACGAACTCAAGGGGAAGCAGTCTTCTGGAGGCCCTAGCTAAGCTGAACGTAGATCTTGCCAACGACGGTACCACTACCACCTACCGTAAGGATGGTAGAGAGTCCATCATAGATGTCACTTTCTGCAGCCCGGGTATGATAAGGAGCATGCACTGGAGAGTGTGCGAAGAATACACCCACAGCGATCACCAAGCGATCCGGTATTGTGTTGGACGCGACTCGCAGGTGGAATCAAGCAGAACGCAGTTTGGTGAGCGAAAGTGGAAAACAGCGAACTTTAACAAGGACGTATTTGTGGAAGCACTGAGGCTCGAGCGCAACACAATAAACCTCAGCGCGGAAGAGCTGACTGCAACACTATCACGTGCGTGTGATGCAACCATGCCTAGAATGGGAAAACCCAGAAATGGGCGACGTCCGGCGTACTGGTGGAATTCGACGATCGCTGACCTGCGGACACGTTGTCTACATGCCAGGAGAAGGATGCAGAGAGCTAGAAACAGCGGCGAAAGGGAGGAAAGAAGGTTGCCCTATAGAATAGCAAGAGCCGCACTCAACAAGGCAATCAGGCTCAGCAAGAAAGAGTGTTTAGAAGAGCTGAACAACAACGCCAACGAGAATCCGTGGGGTAATGCCTATAAGATGGCCATGGCAAAGATGAAAGGTCCAGCAGTTCCACCGGATAGGTGCCCGGAAAGGATGAAAACTATTATCGAGACCCTGTTCCCGAAGCATGAGCCTACGATATGGCCGCCAGTACTGTACGACGTACAGGATGTCCGCGGCGACGAAATCCGAGTATCAAACGAGGAGCTGATTGCTGTAGCGAAAGCCTTACCGGTGAAGAAGGCTCCAGGCCCGGACGGGGTTCCAAATGTGGCCCTTAAAGCTGCGATTCTGGAGAATCCAGACATGTTCAGGACTACATTCCAAAAATGCATGGAGGATGGTAGTTTCCCTGACATCTGGAAGCGGCAGAAGCTGGTGCTGCTACCAAAGCCAGGCAAACCACCCGGCGATCCGTCAGCATATAGGCCTATATGCTTGTTGGACACAGTCGGAAAACTGCTGGAGAGA CAAGAGGAGGTTACTGGCGAGCGTGTCATCATCGATCGTACGATACGCAGCTCCAGCGTGGTCGATGGCATTGACAACAGCAAGGAACCGAGCCCAGTTGAACCGCACTTTCAGACTGATGGCAATGCGCGTGACAA ATTTGGCCACGCAAGGTCGCCGTTGTGTGTTGAGTGCCAGGAAACAGAAGAAACGCCGGAGCACGTAATATTCAGCTGTCCACGGTTTATCCAACCGCGTAGCGAAATGACTGCCATCGTTTGCGCCGATGTCAGTGTGGAGAACAtcgttcaaaggatgtgcagtgACGAAGGAAAATGGAACGCGGTGAACCGGACAGTTGTTCAGATTATGTCCACACTGCAGAGGAGTTGGCGAGAAGAGCAGCGTCAAATGACCTAG